Within the Desulfomicrobium macestii genome, the region GGCCACTGTTGGCAAGGCCACCCTGAACATTTCCGAAATAGATGCTCGACACGGAAGGAAAAAGATCCACCTGCTCGGCAAACCTCGCAACCAGCTGCTCGGGATCGGCGGCGGACACGAGCCCGCCTTGCAGGGCCCGCGCGTTGCCACGATTTATTTCATGGGGCAGTCGAAGAAAGTCCAGCAGATGCTCGAAAATACGATGGGAAACTTCCTTGCGCAGCTGCAGGCCGACATCCCCGACCGCCTCACGGCTCCCGGTGAATGAAACCCAGCTGATCAGGATGGTGGAAAAAAGAATGACGCAGACCAGAAGCAACGGGATCGAGGTGCGAAGAGAAATGCCGCCGCCAAAAAATCTCATGCGAAATGCTCGCTTCGGTCACGCCGCCAGGCATGTCCGACCGGCGCTACAGGCCCAAGGTTCGAACCCACGCCGGCTGCATGGCCAGTGTCGCGCAACGTGCAAGGAGAGTCGTGATTCATGGACAGCTTGTATGACAGGAGTTCAGACTCTGGCAAGACAGCCTTCAAGCGTCCAACCCATAACGGCCGGAGGCCAACACACCATGCAAACGTGACTCGTCCGGAACATGGGCGGAAAAAAGGCTGAACACCATGTGAACAGCCTTTTTTCATTGACGCAGCAGATCGCCGCTTTTCAACGCCCTGCTAAGAACGCGCGACAGGCCCCAGCGGAAGTACCGTGCGACCGTAAACCTCGTTCAAAACCTGCGCGATGGCCGTGTAAAAAGCGGAGAAGCCGCACAGAATGCCTACGTATCCGCCAATGACCTTGTACGCCGCGATGTGGGTCAAGTCGCCTATGGCCAAAAGCCAAAACAGGGCGACCAGGGTGCCGAAGACGACCTGTAGGGCCCGGCTCAGACGGAAGGTTCCGATGAACATGCCGAAAGTGAAAAGCCCCCAGATGGCCAGATAAAAGCCCATGGCGGTTTCATCGGCCTTTTCGGCCAGCCCCAGGGCGGGCAGGGTCCAGATGGCCACGAGCGAGAGCCAGAAGGAACCGTAGGCGGTAAAGGCGGTCAGGCCGAATGTGTTGTTTTTCTTGGATTCGAGGATACCGGCGATGATCTGGGCAATGCCGCCCACGAAAATGCCCATGCCCAAAATCATGGAGTTGTTGGGATACAGACCCGCATTGTGGATGTTGAGCAAAATTGTGGTCAGCCCGAAACCCACCAGTCCCAGCGGAGCAGGATTGGCGGAAGTGTCCTTGATGCGCATTTCAGAGTTCACGAATAATCCTTGTTTGTTATAAAAAAATTACGTCCCGTTGTCGGAGTGAGACAGGCCTTGGTTGCAAAAAAACGCGCTCTGGAAATCCAAAACGCGCAATAATAATCTTTCGGGAGTGGAGATGCTACTCGGCGTTGAACTCGCCGCTTTTTCCACCGCTCTTGTGCGTAAGCCTGCAATCCGTGATCAGAATGTCGCGCTGCACGGCCTTGCACATGTCGTAGATGGTCATGGCCGCGACCTGGGCGGCCATGAGCGCTTCCATTTCCACGCCCGTGGGTCCGGTGGTCCGCGCCTCGGCCTCGATCTCTATGGCCAGATCGGCAGGCACGGGCGTGAGCTTCACGTCGACCTTGGAAAGCAAAATTGGGTGACACATGGGAATGAGCTCCCAGGTACGCTTGGCGGCCATGATTCCGGCCACCTTGGCCGTGGTCAGCACGTCACCCTTGGGCAGGGCGTTTCTGGTCAAAAGGTCGAAGGTGCGTGCGTTGAGCAGAACACGTGTCCGCACCACCGCCCGGCGTCTGGTATCCGCCTTGTCGCCCACGTCCACCATGACCACGTTTCCGGCCTCGTCGATATGCGTCAACCTCTCGTCCATGCTCCCCTCCGCAAAAGAAAAGGCCGGAAACATGCGCTTCCGGCCTGCTCGGTTCATGTGTAAAGATCAGTCGCCCATGGCTTTCTTGAAGAAATCCTTGACCTTGTTCAGGGGGCGGCTCTCTTCGAGTTTGTCGAACTCGCGCAGCAATTCTTCCTGCTTCTTGGTCACCTTGGTCGGGATGCGCACGGAAACCTCAACCAGCAGGTCTCCTTTCTGGGTGCTGCCCAGATGCGGCAAACCCATGCCCTTGATGCGCAGAATCTTGCCGGACTGCGTACCCTTGGGAATTTCCAGGGTCACGGGCTCGTCAAGGGTAGGCACCTCGATCTTGGCGCCAAGGATGGCCTGCACGATGGAGATGTCGGCCACGATGACCAGATCCTGGCCCCGGCGAGTGAATATTTTGTCTTCCTCGACATAGATGACCACATACAGATCGCCGTGCGGGCCACCGAAATCACCCGGCTCGCCCTCGCCGCGCAGACGCAGGCGGCTGCCGTTGTCCACGCCTCCAGGAATGCGCACCTTGAGGCTCTTGTTGACCTGCACAATGCCCTGACCGCGACATTTGGCGCAGGGATGGGTGACGACCTTGCCTTCGCCCCGGCAGACCGGACAGGGTACGGAAATCCTGAAAAAGCCCTGGCTCTGGGTCACCTGGCCCTGGCCACGACAATGCTGGCAGGTCTCGGCCGTGTGTCCGGGAGCGGAGCCCGAACCGGAACAGTCGGAACAGACTTCCTTCTTGGGGATGTTGAGGTCGACCTCCGTACCCTTGGCCGCGTCGCGAAATGAAACGGTCAGGTTGTAGCGCAGATCAGCCCCGGCACGGGGACGTCTGCGGCCGCCGGCGGCAGCGCCGAAGCCGAAGAAATCCCCGAAAATATCCCCGAAAGCACTGAACACGTCTTCAGAGGAATGGAAATGGTCTCCAAACCCCTGGCCATTCATGCCGGCGTGCCCGAAACGGTCGTACTGGGCGCGCTTGCTCGCGTCCCCAAGCACCTCGTAGGCTTCCGCGGCTTCCTTGAACTTGTCTTCCGCCTCCGGATTGTCGGGGTTGCGATCCGGGTGGAATTGCAACGCCATCTTGCGGTAGGCACTCTTGATTTCATCCGCCGAGGCGTCGCGGCCTACACCGAGCACATCGTAATAATCACGCTTGTCAGCCATTATTCATCCTGATCGTCAGCTTCAAAACTCAAATCCTCGACGCGCTCCACGTCGGGCAGAACCTTTCCTTCGGCAATTTCCCTGAGGGCGGTCACGATCTCCTTGTTTTTGCTTGCTACAAGGGGCTCGTATCCTTCATGATATTGCTTGACCCGCTTAATGGCCATCTGCACGATCAGAAATCTGTTGTTGACCTTCTCCAAGCAATCTTCAACGGTAATTCTGGCCATTGCACCTCCGAAAAAATGTATATGAATGTGTGAATAAACGACAAAAAGTCCCGGCCCCTAAAAAGTCGAGTCGGGAATAACATTTCACGCTACGCATAACCCCAGGACACTGTCAACTCACAATTCACAGGAGAGCAGCCTGGGCCCTTTACACGGCCCGAAGCGCTTTGTACTGACCTGCGCTTCTGATGGGTCATAATACCCGCGCAGGATCTGTCAAATCCTCACGCGCGGGCCGACCCCGCGACACTTCAGCCCAAGGACGAGCAACATGGCCCAGTGGGGAAGACTCAAATACGCACAGCAGTTCTGTCTTGGACAGACCGGAAAGATCATGCAGCAGGCAGGCATGGCCTGGCCCGGAGCGCGCATCGGGCTGGCCGTTTCCGGAGGCATG harbors:
- a CDS encoding acetate uptake transporter, producing the protein MKDTSANPAPLGLVGFGLTTILLNIHNAGLYPNNSMILGMGIFVGGIAQIIAGILESKKNNTFGLTAFTAYGSFWLSLVAIWTLPALGLAEKADETAMGFYLAIWGLFTFGMFIGTFRLSRALQVVFGTLVALFWLLAIGDLTHIAAYKVIGGYVGILCGFSAFYTAIAQVLNEVYGRTVLPLGPVARS
- the moaC gene encoding cyclic pyranopterin monophosphate synthase MoaC, translating into MDERLTHIDEAGNVVMVDVGDKADTRRRAVVRTRVLLNARTFDLLTRNALPKGDVLTTAKVAGIMAAKRTWELIPMCHPILLSKVDVKLTPVPADLAIEIEAEARTTGPTGVEMEALMAAQVAAMTIYDMCKAVQRDILITDCRLTHKSGGKSGEFNAE
- the dnaJ gene encoding molecular chaperone DnaJ; the protein is MADKRDYYDVLGVGRDASADEIKSAYRKMALQFHPDRNPDNPEAEDKFKEAAEAYEVLGDASKRAQYDRFGHAGMNGQGFGDHFHSSEDVFSAFGDIFGDFFGFGAAAGGRRRPRAGADLRYNLTVSFRDAAKGTEVDLNIPKKEVCSDCSGSGSAPGHTAETCQHCRGQGQVTQSQGFFRISVPCPVCRGEGKVVTHPCAKCRGQGIVQVNKSLKVRIPGGVDNGSRLRLRGEGEPGDFGGPHGDLYVVIYVEEDKIFTRRGQDLVIVADISIVQAILGAKIEVPTLDEPVTLEIPKGTQSGKILRIKGMGLPHLGSTQKGDLLVEVSVRIPTKVTKKQEELLREFDKLEESRPLNKVKDFFKKAMGD
- the rpoZ gene encoding DNA-directed RNA polymerase subunit omega, producing the protein MARITVEDCLEKVNNRFLIVQMAIKRVKQYHEGYEPLVASKNKEIVTALREIAEGKVLPDVERVEDLSFEADDQDE